In a single window of the Lynx canadensis isolate LIC74 chromosome E2, mLynCan4.pri.v2, whole genome shotgun sequence genome:
- the ZNF285 gene encoding LOW QUALITY PROTEIN: zinc finger protein 285 (The sequence of the model RefSeq protein was modified relative to this genomic sequence to represent the inferred CDS: substituted 1 base at 1 genomic stop codon), translating into LGCSSAFSGSHSFQEEDSPVKFRETETFKDVAVVFTEEELVLLDKAQIHLYQDVMLENFRNIVSVGDRIKDNISHLQGKGLSYLSPEGLYCWPIWKQRISELTGGQECIMTVQGNCPQYLEGDVFLSEEWAGVSLQISGSENYVIKAINLENQDGTAWKGPTQVLTPESWKEARMTERQNSQGQYEKIHVEQTLYGCAQGDDHISQTSRDHDDSQECKEEDPCRYTDCGKHLAVKXTVHNVVPVVPQPVECNHYEVGHIDVADPLVHPSTHVGEQSCRWDQCGKDFSQSSDLTVHYKTHSEDKAYEYQKWAEGCKQSADPPRYQKGPSGDKPYKCPECGKVFGRNSSFHNHHRVHTGEMPYRCDACGKGFGFRSLLCIHQGVHTGEKPYKCEACGKGFDQSSNLLVHQRVHTGEKPYKCSECGKCFSSSSVLQVHRRLHTGEKPYRRGECGKGFSQSTHLHIHQRVHTGEKPYTCIVCRKAFAYRSVLHTHQRVHTGEKPYTCDVCGKGFSYSSYFHLHQRDHTREKPYRCDECGKGFSRNSDLQVHLRVHTGERPYKCKECGKGFSRNSYLLAHQRVHTDEIHYVYREDGQGFRYSSDHLTHQRLHKRTETFPM; encoded by the exons CTAGGATGCAG TTCTGCATTCTCAGGATCCCACTCTTTCCAAGAGGAAGACAGTCCGGTTAAGTTCCGG GAAACTGAGACCTTCAAGGATGTGGCTGTGGTCTTCACTGAGGAAGAGTTGGTGCTATTGGACAAGGCCCAGATACACCTGTACCAGgacgtgatgctggagaacttTAGGAACATTGTCTCAGTGG GAGACAGGATTAAAGACAACATTTCACATCTTCAGGGAAAAGGGTTAAGTTATCTCTCGCCAGAAGGGCTCTACTGCTGGCCGATTTGGAAACAAAGGATCAGTGAATTAACTGGGGGTCAGGAGTGTATCATGACTGTTCAAGGAAATTGTCCCCAGTATTTAGAAGGAGATGTTTTCCTCTCTGAAGAATGGGCGGGAGTGTCTCTTCAGATTTCTGGAAGTGAGAACTATGTAATAAAGGCCATTAATTTAGAAAATCAAGATGGCACAGCGTGGAAAGGCCCGACACAAGTCCTTACACCCGAGTCTTGGAAGGAAGCCCGCATGACTGAGCGCCAGAATTCTCAAGGACAATATGAGAAAATTCACGTGGAACAGACACTGTATGGATGCGCTCAGGGTGATGACCACATCAGTCAGACATCACGGGATCATGATGATTCCCAGGAATGTAAAGAAGAAGATCCCTGTAGATACACTGACTGTGGGAAGCACTTGGCAGTGAAGTAAACAGTCCATAACGTAGTCCCTGTGGTACCACAACCTGTCGAATGTAATCACTATGAGGTGGGACACATAGATGTTGCAGACCCTCTTGTCCATCCCAGCACTCATGTAGGAGAACAGTCTTGTAGATGGGACCAGTGTGGAAAGGACTTCAGTCAGAGCTCAGATCTTACTGTTCATTATAAAACTCATTCAGAGGACAAAGCTTATGAATATCAAAAGTGGGCTGAGGGCTGCAAGCAGAGCGCAGACCCTCCCAGATACCAGAAGGGCCCCTCGGGAGACAAACCCTATAAATGTCCCGAATGTGGCAAGGTCTTTGGGCGCAACTCCTCTTTTCACAACCATCACCGAGTCCACACGGGGGAGATGCCCTACAGATGTGATGCGTGTGGGAAGGGGTTCGGATTTAGGTCCCTTCTTTGTATTCATCAGGGAGTGCACACAGGGGAAAAGCCCTACAAATGTGAGGCGTGTGGGAAGGGCTTTGATCAGAGCTCCAATCTTCTTGTCCACCAGAGGGTCCACACTGGCGAGAAGCCCTACAAATGCAGTGAGTGTGGCAAATGCTTCAGTTCAAGCTCTGTTCTTCAAGTCCACCGGAGGCTGCACACAGGGGAGAAGCCTTACCGGCGTGGCGAGTGTGGAAAGGGCTTCAGCCAAAGCACACACCTTCACATTCACCAGAGAGTCCACACAGGGGAGAAGCCCTACACATGCATCGTGTGCAGAAAGGCTTTTGCCTACCGTTCAGTTCTTCACACTCATCAGAGAGTTCACACAGGAGAAAAGCCTTATACATGTGACGTGTGCGGTAAGGGCTTCAGTTACAGCTCATATTTTCACTTACATCAAAGAGATCATACCAGAGAGAAACCGTATAGATGTGATGAGTGTGGTAAAGGCTTCAGTCGGAATTCAGATCTTCAAGTGCATCTCAGAGTCCACACAGGAGAGAGGCCCTATAAGTGTAAGGAATGTGGTAAGGGCTTCAGTCGTAACTCATACCTTCTTGCTCACCAGAGAGTGCATACGGATGAGATACACTATGTGTATCGTGAGGATGGCCAGGGCTTTCGTTACAGCTCGGACCATCTTACTCATCAAAGACTGCACAAGAGGACGGAAACATTCCCAATGTAG